A window of the Henckelia pumila isolate YLH828 chromosome 3, ASM3356847v2, whole genome shotgun sequence genome harbors these coding sequences:
- the LOC140887065 gene encoding telomere repeat-binding protein 2-like — MVLQKRLDYGFNGYQVPPTPRAARSVRRRCLFKRKADDRQMCAFDLLATVAGRLLSERESSPPLSDSFSKKEQLVEGSDGKEEKTEINPVEEKSCDQDSYERNFLFPDLVTENPNAILSHNDLISGPASGTTTSNCSEKNSSAENLANDDCKLRLGIFTPVVNPDSSACKIFADNGSEHEIRKHIKMESSIPPNPSTCNGLNLCHPVACDKKPSRLVKSVDGEKLLFCGDHSPCGSTPVKRDNIKLVSRDDDDKSSGFTEHRIRIKTFRPSPRIGDSKLRKLLASRPYKVTLPVRDDERYNADTERCENLISKRSFKRQRSPRDYPFKKRKFYECSSMSNSDEGNSGGAPVFKTQNSAASEHASFHTSNPQVKLKIRSFRVPELVIEIPETATVGSLKKTVMEAVNAILGSGLRVGVLLQGKTIRDDNITLLQTGISQDNEMDMLGFTLEPCISQAPLQSFSDNQPRQLLHNNPQPLAWYSPTRGVSRNGVQHGKLSSPPDHAGNDFNNFVECDHDSVLSPPDMSLQKPAAQLKALAPVPKMEPDVLAMVPLKKSKRSDSAQRRIRRPFTVSEVEALVQAVEKLGTGRWRDVKLRAFDNAKHRTYVDLKDKWKTLVHTARISPQQRRGEPVPQELLDRVLATHAYWSQQQAKHHLKSQLDTCLLL, encoded by the exons ATGGTGTTGCAAAAGAGGTTAGACTATGGTTTCAATGGCTATCAGGTGCCTCCCACTCCACGAGCTGCTAGATCCGTCAGG AGGAGGTGCTTGTTTAAGAGAAAAGCAGATGATCGACAAATGTGTGCATTTGATTTATTGGCTACTGTAGCGGGAAGGTTACTGTCGGAAAGGGAAAGTTCTCCGCCCTTGTCAGATTCATTTTCCAAAAAGGAGCAACTTGTGGAAGGTTCAGATGGGAAAGAAGAAAAAACTGAAATCAATCCTGTAGAAGAAAAATCTTGTGATCAAGATTCCTATGAAAGGAATTTTCTGTTCCCTGATCTTGTCACAGAAAATCCCAATGCAATTTTGTCTCATAACGACCTAATCTCAGGGCCTGCATCTGGAACAACGACATCTAATTGCTCTGAAAAGAATAGTTCTGCTGAAAATTTGGCTAATGATGATTGCAAGCTACGACTTGGGATTTTTACACCTGTAGTAAATCCTGATTCCTCAGCTTGTAAGATATTTGCTGATAATGGATCCGAGCATGAAATTAGGAAACATATAAAAATGGAATCTTCAATTCCTCCTAATCCGTCGACATGTAATGGACTTAATTTGTGCCATCCAGTGGCTTGTGACAAAAAGCCTTCCAGGTTAGTTAAATCCGTTGATGGCGAAAAGCTTCTCTTTTGCGGGGACCACTCTCCTTGTGGTTCCACTCCTGTTAAACGGGACAATATAAAGTTAGTTTCTAGAGATGATGACGATAAATCTTCTGGGTTCACTGAACATCGAATCAGAATTAAAACGTTTAGGCCATCACCACGCATTGGGGATAGTAAACTTAGGAAGTTGCTAGCATCTAGGCCTTATAAAGTAACTCTGCCTGTGAGGGATGATGAAAGATATAATGCTG ATACGGAAAGATGTGAAAACCTTATCAGTAAGAGAAGTTTTAAAAGACAGAGGTCACCAAGGGACTATCCTTTCAAAAAGAGAAAGTTTTATGAATGTAGCTCAATGTCTAACTCTGACGAAGGCAACAGTGGAGGTGCACCAG TGTTCAAAACTCAGAATTCTGCAGCTTCTGAACATGCATCCTTCCACACCAGCAATCCGCAAG TGAAGCTGAAGATCAGATCTTTCAGGGTTCCGGAGTTAGTTATTGAAATACCAGAAACTGCAACTGTTGGTTCTCTGAAG AAAACGGTAATGGAAGCGGTGAATGCAATACTTGGCAGTGGGCTACGAGTTGGAGTTCTTCTTCAGGGTAAGACGATTAGAGACGATAACATAACATTGCtgcagaccggaatttctcaggaTAACGAGATGGATATGTTGGGTTTTACTCTGGAACCCTGCATTTCTCAAGCCCCATTACAATCATTTTCTGATAACCAACCTCGTCAACTTCTGCATAACAATCCTCAGCCACTTGCTTG GTACAGTCCAACTAGGGGTGTCAGTCGAAATGGCGTCCAGCATGGGAAGCTTAGTTCTCCGCCAGATCATGCAGGAAATGATTTCAATAATTTTGTAGAATGCGATCATGATTCAGTTCTGTCCCCACCTGATATGTCATTACAGAAACCTGCTGCACAATTAAAAGCTCTTGCTCCCGTCCCAAAGATGGAACCAGATGTGCTAGCCATGGTTCCACTGAAGAAATCTAAGAGATCTGATTCTGCACAGCGCCGTATTCGTCGACCTTTCACTGTTTCCGAAGTGGAAGCTCTAGTTCAGGCTGTTGAGAAACTTGGAACTGGGAG ATGGCGTGATGTTAAGTTGAGAGCTTTTGACAATGCCAAGCACAGAACTTATGTTGATTTGAAG GATAAGTGGAAAACACTGGTTCACACAGCAAGAATATCGCCTCAACAGAGAAGGGGCGAGCCTGTCCCCCAAGAACTACTGGATAGAGTCTTGGCTACTCACGCTTACTGGTCCCAGCAGCAAGCCAAACACCACCTCAAATCCCAGCTTGATACTTGCCTTCTTCTCTGA